A stretch of DNA from Pirellulales bacterium:
GCTTGTCGTTGCTTTTCGCATCGGACGCTTTCGCCTCATCGGGTTCGGCGGACTTTTCGTCGCTGCCGCTATCGACTCCGGCGATGTCGCCAAAACGAAGAACATATTCCACGCCATCCTTCATGCCGACAATGGCTTCGCCGTCTTTCGATTTAATGTCGAACTCATTATCGCCAACGCGTGCCGGCATGAAGCCGCGCTCGGCCAAGTCGCTCAATGCCTCGAAATCGTTCATGAATTCTTGCCCCGCCTTCATGTTGGCGCTCATTCGCGCTGGCTTGCGTTCAACGTTAACGATTTTCAAGTCGTCGAGCGCCGTTTTCAGCTCGTTGAGTTTGGTGGAATTCAATTCTTGATCGTCCTGGAGCTTTTCCTCGACGGGCTTGCCGTCTTTGAATTCAACCAACTTGTCAAGCTGCCATTTGGAGTCTTTCAGCCCCAGATCGATGTTGGCGCGTTGACGCAGCATTGACACGATTCGTCCATCGGGCGCGATCCCTTCCTGGACCGAGTAATCTCTCAGATCGACGTTCGTGATGTCCCAGGCGTTCAGTTTGAGCAGGTCGGTTTCGATCCAGTCTTCGAACTTTGAACTGAATTTATCCGACGCCAGCGCGACGCGATAAATGACGTTTTGCCCTGGAATGCGCACATATCGCATTTTCGACGAGGCGGCGCTGCCGAATTCGTCCTTGCCCTTCGTGGTATATTCTTTGCCGATGATGATCCGCGCCAACGGTTTATTCGATTTGTCGTCGAGGACGACTAATTTCCCTAACCCTTTCTGGCCGGCTTGATCTTTGGTCGGGTCAGGCTCGACGACGCCGTACAACGCTTGATCTTCTGGGTTCTCGCTGGCGATGCCATCGACGCGGACGTCTACCAGCGCGGTGGCCGCCGCCGCCATCTGATCTTTTGCATCCGCAGGATAGTTTTTGTGCGACGGCAGGGACCAGATATTATTAACTTGGGCAACTTCAAACTCACGGGCTTTACCGGCGGCGTCATCGTAGGTGACGATCCGCATCCGATTGGCGGCCAGCGGGTCTTTCGCCAACTTGGGAAACAGCGCTTCGCCAACCTGGCTGTTGGCGGGTGGCTTGGGAGGTTGCGGCCGGGTCACAATTCCGGCGACAAAGACCACCGCGGAGACAGCAACGAGTGCGATTGTTTTATGGATTTCAGTCATGGCAATTTTAAATAGATAGGCGGCGTCCGGCAGGCGGCAGGTGGTGAAAAAATGGAAACTTTTTTGGGTCTTGAGCGCCAGTGATTGCCCGATTCATTTCCGCTTCCACTAGGTTTCAAAATGTCATGCACGCTTCGCATCGAGCAGCGACGGCGGTCAACCGGGCGCTATCGCAGCCGCGATTTGGAGACTCCTTCTCTTTCTTTCGCGCGGCGACTGAAAAACACGAAAAATGCAACCGCCAACGGTAACAGTGGCGGGAACAGCACGCTGCCGAGCTTGTATCGATCCTGTACTTTGCGGATGGCGTTATTCAATTGAATGCTTGCCTCTTCGATCTTGGTTTGCGCTTCGCGGCGCAGTCGTTCGATTTCCTGATTCTTGCGGCGCTCGTCCACCGACAATTTCGCGGACATTTCAATGGCCTTTTGTTGCAAGATGGCAGGATTGACGCTGCCCTCTTTCTTGAGCTTGTCAATTTCGGCCTGCAGGGTTGATTGCGCATTCTTGTAATCATCTTCGAGCTTGGCGAGTTGCTGATCGCGGCTTTTTTCGAATTCGCGACGAGTCGCATCGGCTTCCGACCGGGCATCGGCGGTTTTCTCGGTAATTGCCTCGAGCGGGCGATGGAGCGGGCGTCGATTTCGCAGGTCCACAAACCGCATATCGCCCGCCAGCACGTCGAGAACATTCAACACGAACGGCACGTTGTCGGACTCAAATTGGTACGGATTGTCGGGCATGCGCCGAGCGCGGAGATCGAAAAACTCGGAGTGCAGCATGTCGATATCGGCAACCAAAATCACGTTGATGCCTTCCTTTTTCTGCTCCGACTTGGCGGTGCCTTCGGTTGTCGAGGCGGATGGCTTCTGGTCGCCAGATTTCTCGGCCGCTGGTTTCTCGGCCGCTGAATTATCCGTGGCCGATTTCTCCGTGACTGGTTTTTCGGTGTCGCCGTCGCCATCTCCCACACCCTCTTTTCCGTCCGCGTCGTTTACTTCGTCGAGACTATCGGTGCGCGGCGATCCGGTAATATGGGCGGCCAAGACATAAGACGTTTCCGTCGGCAGCCCTTCCTTTTGTCGGATTTGGCGCGGATCGTTTTGCGATTCCATTACGTCCTTCACCATGATTTCGCCGCTGGCCTTGCCAGTTTTCACCAGAGGTTCAAAATCGGTGGCGGCCGCATTTCGCTTGCTGATTCCGCCCGGATACAACAACAATAGTTCTTGCAAACCGGCACTGGCCGGGTCGTTTGCGTTGAATGCTTGATCCGCCCCCGGCGCATCTTTGCGGACAAACACCCACTCGGGAGTGATCTGGTCGATGCCCGCGAACTTCAACGGTTTGAAATTTTGCCAAACCACGGAATAGTCCTTGTCCCGCGTGCCGAACACACCGTGGCTCGTTTTTTCCACCAGTTCGACGCCCAGTAGATTCCAGAGTTGCTTGATGTCTCCTTTGGGCTCCGGCGGCTGTTGGCCCATCATCATCATGTTTGGTTGGCGCGGGCGGCGCGGCTGGCCGGTTCCAGGAGCGCCCATCGCAATCGGCATGGGATCCTCAAAGATCGCCGTCGGCTGCCCCTTGCGAATCGCATCGCAAAAATTCTTCATTTGCACGGCGGTCAGCGAAGACGGTTGCACCGCCAACATCACGTCGTACCGATCGGTAATCGGGTTGTTGGGATCGACCCGCATCACGTTGTACTGCTTTTCTAACTCCTCAATCAATCTCTCCGGCGGGCGCTGGCGAAACGACGAAAAATCGAGGCCGCCAAACAATTCAACATCGGTCGTCACTACTCCCAAGCGTTTGCGCTCTTGTTGGCTGAAGGTGGCAATGGAGCGGACCAGCTCGTATTCGACGGAAACACCACGTTCGAAGAAGGGAATGACAATCTTCTCGAGGCCGCAGGTAATCGCGGCCCCAAGGAAAATTGGCTCCTGCTTAAGCACGCCGCGGGTTTCGGTGAAGACCTGCTGAGGCGTGATGCCGAATTGTCGTTCGGCGCGCTGAGCCTCTTCGGTGAGCGGCTCAACATTCGAATAGATCTTGGCCTGAATCTTGCCGCCGGAAAGCTTTTCGAACTCTTTTAACAAGTTCAACAAATCGATTCGGGTTTGAATGAATTCTTCTGGTACGCGCGGACTAAGGTAGGCTTCGATCACCACCGGATGCTCGGGCTGCAAGTCGGCGATCATTTTGCGCGTTTGCGGCGACACCGAATTGAGACGCCCCTGCGTCGCGTCGGCGCGGACATTGTAGTTCTGAGTGACCAAACTCGCGCCGGCGGCTAGCACAACGAGCGCCAAGGCGCGAACCAAATAGTGCGGCCCGACGGAGATGCCGTCTTTGCCGCCAAGCCAGTGACGACGCCCGATCAGCACCATGCACAGATACAGCATGACGATTGCGATCATCAGGAAGTAGATGATCGACGACAAGCTGATGACGCCTCGGCCAAAGTCCGACATTTGTTCGCCGATGCTCCAACCCTTGGCAGTCGCAGTCCAGGTCGAGCGGCGGACCAGCGTGTCGATCACATTCAAAAAGACCAGCGGCGCATTGAAGATGACGCCCAAAATGAAGGCCACCGTCAGATTGCCTGTAAGAAACGAGGCCACCATGCCGACCGCCAACATTGCCAGCCCAACCATCCAATAGCCAAAGTACGTTCCCAGGAACAAACCCACGTCGGGCGAGCCTAAGCTGCGCAGGACAATCAAATTGCAAATGAACGAAAACAGTAGCGACACCGTGTAGATCGCAACCGCGGCGAAGTATTTTCCCAGCACGACGTCGAAATCGGTGGCTGGAATCGTGAGCAGCAATTCATCGGTTCCCTGCCGCCGCTCGTCCGCCCAGATGCTCATCGTAATTGCCGGAATAAACACCAACATGATGTAGGGAAACCACTTATTGAGTTGATCGAGGTTTGCCAGATTGGCGTTAAAGAATTCGTCCGGCCAAAACGCGGCAAAAGAGCCGAGCAACACAAATACGCAAATAAATACGTAGCCCGTCGGATTGCTGAAATAGCTCGTAAAGTTGCGCCGAAAAATGGCGGCGATGACTTTGAGATTCATCGGTCGAAGGGTTCGGGGTTCAGGGTTCAGAAGATTGAGGTTTTCGGCAGGACGATATTTCAAACAGGCGCGGCAGCCGACAACTCATAAAACTTTTCATCCAGCGTTCGCCCTTCGCGAGTTAATTCATCCGGAGAGCCGTCGAATTGCTTTCTGCCCTCGCTGATGAAAATGACTCGGCTGGCGATCGCTTCGACTTCCTGCATGATGTGAGTCGACAGCAGAATGGTCTTTTCTTGTCCGAGTCGACGGATCGTTTGACGGACCTCGCGAATTTGGTTGGGGTCAAGGCCGGCGGTCGGTTCGTCGAGAATCAGCACATCCGGCTCGTGGAGCAGCGCCTGAGCCATACCGACGCGCTGCCGATATCCTTTCGACAGTTTGCCGATGGCTTTGCCGATGACGGCGCCCAATGCACATAGCTCGACCACGGCGTGAATCCGCTCTTTTTTCCGCGCGCCAGACATGCCACGAGCGTCGGCGAAGAATTCGAGCAAACTGCGAGGCGTCATATCGGCATAAAGCGGCCCATTTTCCGGCAGGTAGCCCAGTCGGGCCGACGCGGCAAGTCGATCGACCGACATATCGTGACCGGCAATGATCGCCTTTCCGGCTGAAGGGGCCAAATAGCCGGTGAGCAATTTCATGGTGGTGCTTTTTCCAGCCCCGTTGGGACCGAGAAACGCGACGACTTCCCCTTGATTGATCCGGAAACTAATGTCGTCGATGGCGGCAAAATCGCCGTAATATTTCGAAAGCCCGACGGCCTCGATCATCGATGTTCCAGCAGGTTCACCCATGTTCTGTCCACTCCTGGCAGGCTAAGAATCTGGTAGGTAGCGGCCAATTCGGCAGTGCGTAAGTTATTTCAACTAAAAAACTTATAGCACGTATTAGCCGCCATTTCAGGCAGGGGCGACAGGGCTACGGGGCGAGATTCGACCGCGCCAGAGCATTCCTGGCCGCAACAAATTCCCTGCGGCATACCCCCTATACGCCAAAGAACCTACAACTGTTCGGCAAGGCTTGTCTACCCCTTATTCTGATCCTTTTGCATTCCTAGGCGCCCAATTGGTTGGTTCGATACCACAATTTCCAATTGGAAATGCTCCTGCTTGGAAACGAAGTGGCCCGACTCCGCAAAAAAAATGGGTGTAGTTTGGATCCGCGCAAAGTGTAGTATAGGCGGAGAAATTCCTCGAAACTCTGGCCTCCATCGCTGGAGTTGTCCGCGGCAGGTACGGCCGCCGACGCTATGATCCAATTGACATCGTAGCCCGGCGCAGAGAGAGTTTTTTCGCGGCGATCCGCAGACAACACCGACGAAGCATAACAGGCAGCGGCCATGGGCGCGCCAGTGTGGTCGCAATTATTCAAGCTCGCTTGAGCCGATCAAAAAAGCGGTCGAATCTTGCCGTCGCAGGACTATTCCACAGCCGTATCGTTCGCCTCGTCGGCAGGGGTTTGCGCGACTGCATCGTTGGCGTTCGGCTGGTCTGATGCTGGATGATAGACGCCGACTTCGTCGCGGCCATCGCCGTTCCAATCGCCGGCTACCGGTTGGTCGCCCGAGGCACCCAAGTGGACCACC
This window harbors:
- a CDS encoding DUF4340 domain-containing protein, with the protein product MTEIHKTIALVAVSAVVFVAGIVTRPQPPKPPANSQVGEALFPKLAKDPLAANRMRIVTYDDAAGKAREFEVAQVNNIWSLPSHKNYPADAKDQMAAAATALVDVRVDGIASENPEDQALYGVVEPDPTKDQAGQKGLGKLVVLDDKSNKPLARIIIGKEYTTKGKDEFGSAASSKMRYVRIPGQNVIYRVALASDKFSSKFEDWIETDLLKLNAWDITNVDLRDYSVQEGIAPDGRIVSMLRQRANIDLGLKDSKWQLDKLVEFKDGKPVEEKLQDDQELNSTKLNELKTALDDLKIVNVERKPARMSANMKAGQEFMNDFEALSDLAERGFMPARVGDNEFDIKSKDGEAIVGMKDGVEYVLRFGDIAGVDSGSDEKSAEPDEAKASDAKSNDKQEESSNKKKQDDLNHSSDVLKVAEKKGATVNRYVMVMARFNADLLSKPQLEPVPEIKVAPEKKEAADKTDPATKDAAKTDAANSNAAKTDPAKPDSANPEASKSEAAEANAEKKPNESNAIDAQTDDAAKTDETKKAEAKNPEDDLEAQEAHREKIEKENKRKQDEYDDKVKKGEERVKELNGRFADWYYVISDATYRKIHLGIDDIIVKKPKEEKGNKADATTPPDSKNSDAKPAVNAAPAPAVK
- a CDS encoding Gldg family protein translates to MNLKVIAAIFRRNFTSYFSNPTGYVFICVFVLLGSFAAFWPDEFFNANLANLDQLNKWFPYIMLVFIPAITMSIWADERRQGTDELLLTIPATDFDVVLGKYFAAVAIYTVSLLFSFICNLIVLRSLGSPDVGLFLGTYFGYWMVGLAMLAVGMVASFLTGNLTVAFILGVIFNAPLVFLNVIDTLVRRSTWTATAKGWSIGEQMSDFGRGVISLSSIIYFLMIAIVMLYLCMVLIGRRHWLGGKDGISVGPHYLVRALALVVLAAGASLVTQNYNVRADATQGRLNSVSPQTRKMIADLQPEHPVVIEAYLSPRVPEEFIQTRIDLLNLLKEFEKLSGGKIQAKIYSNVEPLTEEAQRAERQFGITPQQVFTETRGVLKQEPIFLGAAITCGLEKIVIPFFERGVSVEYELVRSIATFSQQERKRLGVVTTDVELFGGLDFSSFRQRPPERLIEELEKQYNVMRVDPNNPITDRYDVMLAVQPSSLTAVQMKNFCDAIRKGQPTAIFEDPMPIAMGAPGTGQPRRPRQPNMMMMGQQPPEPKGDIKQLWNLLGVELVEKTSHGVFGTRDKDYSVVWQNFKPLKFAGIDQITPEWVFVRKDAPGADQAFNANDPASAGLQELLLLYPGGISKRNAAATDFEPLVKTGKASGEIMVKDVMESQNDPRQIRQKEGLPTETSYVLAAHITGSPRTDSLDEVNDADGKEGVGDGDGDTEKPVTEKSATDNSAAEKPAAEKSGDQKPSASTTEGTAKSEQKKEGINVILVADIDMLHSEFFDLRARRMPDNPYQFESDNVPFVLNVLDVLAGDMRFVDLRNRRPLHRPLEAITEKTADARSEADATRREFEKSRDQQLAKLEDDYKNAQSTLQAEIDKLKKEGSVNPAILQQKAIEMSAKLSVDERRKNQEIERLRREAQTKIEEASIQLNNAIRKVQDRYKLGSVLFPPLLPLAVAFFVFFSRRAKEREGVSKSRLR
- a CDS encoding ATP-binding cassette domain-containing protein — translated: MIEAVGLSKYYGDFAAIDDISFRINQGEVVAFLGPNGAGKSTTMKLLTGYLAPSAGKAIIAGHDMSVDRLAASARLGYLPENGPLYADMTPRSLLEFFADARGMSGARKKERIHAVVELCALGAVIGKAIGKLSKGYRQRVGMAQALLHEPDVLILDEPTAGLDPNQIREVRQTIRRLGQEKTILLSTHIMQEVEAIASRVIFISEGRKQFDGSPDELTREGRTLDEKFYELSAAAPV